A stretch of Vigna angularis cultivar LongXiaoDou No.4 chromosome 4, ASM1680809v1, whole genome shotgun sequence DNA encodes these proteins:
- the LOC108331370 gene encoding protein RGF1 INDUCIBLE TRANSCRIPTION FACTOR 1: protein MIMGNLKPAWLEALYAQKFFVGCSYHENAKKNEKNICCLDCCTSICPHCLPSHRFHRLLQVRRYVYHDVVRLEDLHKLIDCSNVQPYTINSAKVVFIKKRPQNRQFKGSGNYCTSCDRSLQEPFIHCSLGCKVDFVLKHYKDLSSYLRTCKSLQLNSDFLIPQEMMGDDEMTRSTIVDCDEPMSSSSGSENMSMACTEIVRKKRSGWNVCARSMSNKVSHEDMATGMSRRKGIPHRSPLC, encoded by the exons ATGATCATG GGAAACCTTAAACCTGCATGGTTGGAAGCTCTCTATGCACAAAAGTTCTTTGTGGGATGCTCGTATCATGAGAATGCAAAGAAGAATGAGAAGAATATTTGCTGCTTAGATTGTTGCACCAGTATTTGTCCCCACTGCTTACCCTCCCATCGCTTCCATAGGCTTCTGCAGGTTCGCCGTTATGTATATCATGATGTTGTCAGATTGGAAGATCTTCACAAACTCATAGATTGCTCCAACGTCCAg cCTTATACCATCAACAGTGCCAAGGTGGTGTTCATCAAGAAGAGACCACAAAACCGGCAATTCAAGGGGTCAGGAAACTACTGCACTTCCTGTGATAGAAGTCTCCAAGAACCTTTTATCCATTGCTCTCTGGGATGCAAG GTGGATTTTGTGTTGAAACACTACAAGGACCTCTCTTCCTATTTGAGAACATGCAAGTCACTGCAACTAAACTCTGATTTTCTGATTCCACAAGAGATGATGGGTGATGATGAAATGACTCGTTCAACCATTGTGGATTGTGATGAGCCAATGAGTTCATCTTCAGGGTCAGAGAACATGAGCATGGCTTGCACAGAGATTGTAAGGAAGAAGCGTAGTGGGTGGAATGTGTGTGCAAGATCAATGAGCAACAAGGTTTCCCATGAAGACATGGCCACTGGCATGAGCAGAAGGAAAGGCATTCCTCATAGATCTCCTTTGTGTTAG